The following DNA comes from Myxococcales bacterium.
TCGCCCTTCACGCAGTTCGACCACGCGCTCGACCAGCTGCCGGACCTCGTCGATGCGGTGGGAGCAGAGCACGGTGATGTGGTGTGAGGGTCTTCGATCCAGCTCCGCCAGAAATGCCGCGCGAGCCTCGGCGTCCAGGTTTGCGGTGGGTTCGTCACAAACCAGCACCGGCGCGTGAGCCGCGAGCGCCAGTGCGCCGAGCAACTTCTGTTTCGTGCCGCCGGACAGATCGCGAAAACGAACCCGCGAGATCTCCTCGAGGGAGAGGCCGAGGCGAAGCGCGCGCTCGACTACGGCCTTCGGCGCCATGTCGCGCATGCGGCACAGCGCAGTGACGACCTCCTTGACCGGAGCCTCGATGGGCGGGGCGATTTGTGGCATGTATGCCACGCTTTTGAGCGCAATCTCCGGGCTCACGGCGACGTCGATGCCACCGATGCGCACGCTGCCTTCGACCCGAAGCAGACCGAGAATGGCTCTGAGGAGGGTGGTCTTGCCGGAGCCGTTCGAACCAACGAACGCAACCCGTTCTCCGGGCTCGACCCGCAGGCTCACGTCGTTGAGCGCCGTGACTCGCCCGAACGCCTTCGACACGTGGGAGATCTCGATCATGGTGGCCTCCGCTCGAAGGCGGGCCGGGCATCGACGAGCAGCTTGCGCTGAGCGAACGTCGGGACGGCTTCGGCAATGGTGTCTACCAGACCCATGGCCGCAGTGCCGCGAAAGAAGCGCAGACTAGGGTGGGAGTCGGTCAGCTCACCAGAGAGCCGCTTGACCTCGTAGGCCACGTCGCCGACCCCGTCCCGATTCAGGTCGTAACCGGCGTAATCCGACCAGTAGTTGCCCACGAACGACAGACCTAGCATGTCGCCGCCGCCATCGACCTCACCCACCGCGCCGTTTCCAGACAGCTCGTTGTCGGCGAAGCGGATGCTGCGGTTCGAGCCGTGGGTCCGGAGGGCCACGTCGTTGAGAGCCAGCAGGTTGCGCTCGAACACCACCTCTTCGTGCGGGGAGCGCGGGGTGTTGTCGAGATAGATGCCGGTGGTGTTGGCGACGATCCAGTTGTTCTCCAGGTGAACCGTCTCGCTCTCTTTGAAGCCGAAACCCATGCCGGCAGCGCCGCGTGCTCCGGCCAGGACGTTGCCTTGGGCATGCACGCGGTTCGAGTACATCACGAAGATCCCGACCTCGTTCTCGAGCAAGCGGCAGTTCTTCGAGAACGAGTCGTGGGCGTACATGAAATGCGCGCCGTAGCGGCTCTTCTTCACGATCACGTTCTCGAGCGTCACCCGGCGCGAGTACCAGATCACGACGTCCCTCGCGTTCTCGACCAGAGAGTCCCGCACGACCGAGTCGTGAGCCTCCCACAGTCGGATGCCGTCACCGCGCAGCAGGTCGCCGGAGGTTCCCGCGACGTGCACACCGCGGACCAGGCAATGGGTGCACTCGCTGAGCTCGAGACCAAACAGTGTGTCCTCGGTGCGAAGCTGCTCCAGTCGGATCCTCTTTCCACTCGCCTTGACGCCTGCGTCTTCGCGCGTGTTGCTCCTGCCCGAGTGCGCCAGGGTCAGGTTCTCGACGCTGACCCCGTCGGCCTTGATCGTGAGGACCGTGCCCGAGCCCTGGCCGTCCAGCACACTCTGGCCGGTTCCGCGCAGGGAGACGCGCCGATGGATCGCGAAGTTGCCGCTGAACGTCCCCGGTCCGAGCCAGATCTCCTGCGGCCCGGTTGGGTCCGCCAAGAGGCGCGTGAGTGCGGTCGCGTCCTTGGCGATGGGGGCTCCCGCGGGCGGCGAGAGGGCGCTCGGTCCGCCGGGCGCCGGGACCTCCGGGGGGGTGCGGAAGGTGGGCCGCAGATTGCGTGCGGCGAACGCCGTCGCGGCGAAGGCCACGGAGAGCGCGGCTCCCCAGGCCAATCGCCGCCACGTGCGCGGCGTCACGGACTAGCCCCGGCCTGCGGTCCCACGAATGCATCCCGACACACTGCGCCGCAGTTCCCGGCCTTTGCGCAGCTGTTGCAGACCCGAGCGCGCAAGACCGCGGCGCCAGCCAGCAGCACGAACGCGGCCACGGCCATCCAGAATCCCGTCGTGGGCTGAGCGAAGGTCATGAACTGGCCGATCTTGCCGTTGCCGAAGAGCTGCGGGGTGAACGAGGGCAGGCGGATGGGCGCCTCGGGGTTCAGCGAGTGCCCAAAACGGTACATCCAGTAGTAGCTGTCGGCGATGAAGGCGAAGGGAAACACGAAACCCACCGCGGCGAGCAGCCGTCCCAGCTTCTTGCCGGCGATCAAGGTCAACGCGACCACTGCCACCGCTAGCACGGCAATCCCGTAGCCGGCCAGCTGCCGCTCGGTGGGAGCGGCCTGGGTCAGGCTGGCCATGCCGATGTAGTGGTTCAGGATGTCCACCTCCTTGGCGTCGCCGGAGACGCCGGTGAGGGAGACGATGATCTGCAGACCCTTTGGGTACTGCGGCGCATACAGCTTGATCCACCACCAGGGCTGAGAGAGTGAGCTCACCTGCAGGCCCACGGCGGCGAGGGCGAGCACAATCACGCTCCACCTCGCCGCCCACCGCCGCCGCACGCCGGGCACGGGCGCCACGACCTTCAGGTGGTGATGCCCGTCCGCGGTTTCTTTGACGTTCTCTCGCTTCGATTCGGCAGCGGCTGTCATCGTGGCTTCGGTGCTTTCTCCCCCCTCACTTCGGCTTGACCAGGAAGTAGCCAGCCATCTCCAGGTGCAGGGCAGAGCAGAACTCGGTGCAGTAGAACGGGAAGACACCCGGTACGTCGGCCTTGAAGGTCACGTTCTCGTGTTTGCCCGGCTCCAGGCTCAGGTTGACGTTGTACATGTTCAGCGCAAAGCCGTGGGTCTGGTCCTCGGCCGCCTCGAGGCTGGTGATGTGGAGATTCACGGTGTCGCCTTCGTTGACCTCGATCTGATCGGGGACGAAGTGGCTGCGGATTGCCGTCATCCAGACGTCGACGGTGGTGCCGTTGCGGGTGATCTTGGCGGCCTTCTCGTTCGCCACTGCGTTCGGATCGACCTGCCCCGTGTAGGGGTTCTCTCCCGCTTTGTACGCCTGAATCGGCTTCAGCTTGTCGCTCTTGATCATCTGCGAGTAGTGCGGCTCACCGATGCCGATTGGGGTGTCGCTGAGCAACCGCATGTTGTCGCCGGCCACGTCGAGGAGCTGGAAGTTCTGCGGGTACAGCGGGCCGACCTTGGAGAACCGGTCCATGCTCATCTTGTTCATCGCCACGACGTATTTGCCGTCCGGGCTCACGGTGTCCCCTTCGGCCGCCATGATGTGGCCGATATTGTAGTGCACCGGGAGCTTTTCGACGAGCTTCAGGTCCTTGAGCGACCATTTGGCGACGACACTCTCGATGAACACCGAGGTGTAGGCGAAACCCTTGTCGTCGAAGACCGTGTGCAGCGGTCCGAGGCCGATCTCCGTCTGGCCGCGGATCGACTCCTTGAACGACAAGATGGGCAAGCCGTAGGCGTCCTTGCCCTCGAACTTCTTCTGGTCGATGAGCGCCTTC
Coding sequences within:
- the nosD gene encoding nitrous oxide reductase family maturation protein NosD is translated as MTPRTWRRLAWGAALSVAFAATAFAARNLRPTFRTPPEVPAPGGPSALSPPAGAPIAKDATALTRLLADPTGPQEIWLGPGTFSGNFAIHRRVSLRGTGQSVLDGQGSGTVLTIKADGVSVENLTLAHSGRSNTREDAGVKASGKRIRLEQLRTEDTLFGLELSECTHCLVRGVHVAGTSGDLLRGDGIRLWEAHDSVVRDSLVENARDVVIWYSRRVTLENVIVKKSRYGAHFMYAHDSFSKNCRLLENEVGIFVMYSNRVHAQGNVLAGARGAAGMGFGFKESETVHLENNWIVANTTGIYLDNTPRSPHEEVVFERNLLALNDVALRTHGSNRSIRFADNELSGNGAVGEVDGGGDMLGLSFVGNYWSDYAGYDLNRDGVGDVAYEVKRLSGELTDSHPSLRFFRGTAAMGLVDTIAEAVPTFAQRKLLVDARPAFERRPP
- a CDS encoding cytochrome C yields the protein MTAAAESKRENVKETADGHHHLKVVAPVPGVRRRWAARWSVIVLALAAVGLQVSSLSQPWWWIKLYAPQYPKGLQIIVSLTGVSGDAKEVDILNHYIGMASLTQAAPTERQLAGYGIAVLAVAVVALTLIAGKKLGRLLAAVGFVFPFAFIADSYYWMYRFGHSLNPEAPIRLPSFTPQLFGNGKIGQFMTFAQPTTGFWMAVAAFVLLAGAAVLRARVCNSCAKAGNCGAVCRDAFVGPQAGASP
- a CDS encoding ABC transporter ATP-binding protein; this translates as MIEISHVSKAFGRVTALNDVSLRVEPGERVAFVGSNGSGKTTLLRAILGLLRVEGSVRIGGIDVAVSPEIALKSVAYMPQIAPPIEAPVKEVVTALCRMRDMAPKAVVERALRLGLSLEEISRVRFRDLSGGTKQKLLGALALAAHAPVLVCDEPTANLDAEARAAFLAELDRRPSHHITVLCSHRIDEVRQLVERVVELREGRVERDASVDEILADRRRFQFEVTLSGSAPETVRAFLHDNGFVLGGPNKFEALVTQDDKIALMARLVREHGTAISDLSVYHVDDLSLSDPATDAEPGSKPRLKAVRT